The Aspergillus fumigatus Af293 chromosome 3, whole genome shotgun sequence region CGTCCAAGTACAATTAACCGGCCTGAAATAAGGGTTGCCTAAAGACTGATACGTGCTGACCTATCGGAACTGAAGAATGAAATGTGGCTATGAATTGAGTTTGAGACTCCAAAGTAGACTTCATGTAATTCTATATTGGGATGTGATCGTACCGAGTACGAACGCGAGACCAAAAATCCATCGGCATCTCGCTGTATACTGCATATAAAAGTGACAGAAATTTGCATATAAACCTCTCGTAGCTCAATGCAATAATTCACTGTTCTCTCAGCACAGCCTGATATCACATCCTTGCCAAACAGCCAAAATGTCACCCAACAACAGCTTCGTCCTCTATCACTACGAGCCCTCCCTACCAGCAGCAATTGCCTTTTCGGTGTTGTTCAACATCACAACACTGGCCCATGTATACCAGCGCGTCAAGTCCGGATCCAATTACATGAACCCATTCATCGTGGGCGGATTCTGTAAGTCTGCAGGCCTTCCATCCAGACACCACTGACCAGACGCAGTCCAAGTCACCGGCTATGGATGCCGCGCAGCATCCCACTTCCTTGGAACGTCCACCACGCTCTACGCCATCCAGACCCTTCTGGTCCTGTTGGCACCAACGCTCTACGCAGCATCGATCTACATGATCCTGGGCCGGGTGATCCGATACCTCCATGCAGAACGACTAAGTCCCGTGCCGGTGAAATGGATGACCAAGACTTTTGTGGCGGGCGATATCCTCTCGTTTATCCTCCAGGGAGCCGGTTAGTACCCTCTACCCGTGGCGAGACATTCGTTGCTGACAGCACAGGCGGCGGAGTCATGTCCGCCGGCTCGGCAAATTCCCATGATATCGGCACGTATATCATCCTCGCTGGTCTGGCTGTTCAGCTTCTGTTCTTTggtgtttttgtttttgtggCCTTTGTCTTCCACTTTCGGTTCTCCAGTTCCCAGGGTGCAGGTACTTCGGGGAATGTGCCCTGGGTGAAGAGCTGGAACGGTCTTCTCTGGGTGCTGTACCTGGTTAGCGCGCTCATTCTCATCCGAAGTGCGTTTCGGATGGTGGAGTTTGCGCAGGGGTTCGATGGGTATCTCATCCGTCATGAAATCTTCATGTATGTTTTCGACACGGCGTTAATGTTTGTTTTGATGGTTGTGATGAATACGGTTCATCCTTCTGGTGTTTCGAGTGCGGGAAAGGGTGAGCTGGTGGAATGTGAGACTCTGAGGGCTCGGGGTAGCGACGCAGAAAGAGGGGTCTAGAGGCATTGGACTGTCGTTTTGAGTATAGTTtgcttggtgatgatgttTATATATGACACGAGTTTGTATTCTAGAGAAATGTTGTGTTGGACATATCATGTTTCCGCATTTACTCAAGGCTCAACGTCAGTAAGTTGGAAAAGTAGGACTGTTATGATATGGACTCCAAGCGGGATATACTGCATGACAACCGTAGCGATTTCTCACGGCCGCCACCCCAGCTGCTCCATCGGCCACTGGATCCAAGTGCGATGCTCCTGATCCAGCAACCCATGGATCCGAGAAAGTAAATGCACACTCCACCCCTCCAACCACCACATCCACTCCAACCGGCGCAGCAAAGGACAGAAGTACCCAAAAATCACCAGCGCCACATATCGCTGCTCCCGAAGGAGAGTCAGAAACTCCTCTGATACTCGCAGCAGCCAGACAAGGACATCTCCCGTCTCCCACATCCCGATATCAGACCACAGCGCATACGATACCCTCATTTCCTGTATTGCTCCGAGATAAACCTGTAATTCCTGCTGCTCTTTGACTTCTTCTCGGATCAACTCCTCCAAGTCGTCCATGAAGGCTTGCCCCTGGGTCGGGAGGCTGTTGCGATAGTCAGATCGGCGTTGCCGAATACCCAGTAACGCTGCCAGCGGTCCGGAGCGGAGTTCCTCCTGCGCATATTCGATTATTGCCCCCGTTCCGCGGAAGAGGACCAGCCATTCGGAGATACGCCcctgctggaagagaagcaggTCGTCGAGTTTGCGGGGCTTGGCGCAGGAGAAATAGCTAGTGAGGATGGAGAACAAGAACAGCGCTGAGCTATTCTCGTTCATTAATCGTGTCATATTTGAGGTCACAAATGTCAAGGCCACGCTGTGATGGTGCTCTGCTTGAGACACGTAGAATTGCTTTTGTGTGGGTCGTAGGTAGGCCAAGTGGAGGGCAGATATGGCTAACATTGCTCGCAGCGTGTAGTGGGCACCGAATCCGAGCTGCGGTGCGTCAACTCGCCAGAAGGTTTGCAGCGCTGGATTTCGAGAGAAGGTGTAGGCAGTGGACGTAGAAAAATGATGTAGGAGCTCCAAGTCGTGCACTGCCAAGTCTGAACATTCGCAGTGGCTCGGTTTGGACGCCTGCGGGGATGTTCTTTCGCTCCTATGAGATTGTGCGGGACTTCCTCCACTTGGCAGGGAATATGTGCAGTCCACGGCGTGTTTGGTGCAGTTTCTACAAGTTGGCTTGGCTTCATCACACTGTACGCCGAATTAGTTGAAGACTATGATGCAGCCAAGCAGGTTGAATATGATACTTTGATTTTCCTGGCCTTGCATTGCTGGCAGCCATGCCGTGATTTGCGATGTGTCCGACGACCTCTTACGGGTAGTGTACTTGACATTGCCAACAGTCTCCGGTTACAATATCGACGGCGTAACTGGACAGGGGTTAAAGTTCGGCTGAGGGATCGATGAATCATGAGGCAACTGTCAGTCTTGTCTCTCATGAGAGCGGTGGCAAGCGGCAGTATGCGGTCACGTGGTCAATGAGCCCTAACCCCGATTCTGCTGTTATAGTCTCACCAGAATTCAGAAGACATTAGGGCCaaatcttgtctttgaaGGCCTTAGAGAGACAGTCTCCTTGTTCAAATAGCACTGGTCATGTTTGTATATAGTCTGGTTCGTGGTCAGAGTGGAACAAAGGAGGATTCGGAGAATATATATACCTTGAAACATAAATAATCCGGGTAGTCTATCGGTATCCAACTAGCTATATTATAAGGTCAATAAAGACCAGCCATGCAGCCCAGCCGAGTGCTGTAATAGAACTTTTTCCACTGAGTAATGTAGAATGTTGAATCGCAATGATTAATGTGCCATCATTCACTAACCTCCCACCACTACCCATCCAGTCACTCACTCACTCGACCATGCTGAACAGATTAATActtccccttctctccaTCCCTCCACTTCAACAGCCTCAACCAGATAAACGACACAGCTCCGGCGGTAACCATAACCGCACTGAACAGCTCGGCCTTCCAAAACACCCCCCTCTCCAGATCCAACAGCGCCCCAGCAATCGGATTGCCAATCAACAGCCCCAACCCGGCAAACGTAAAGCACATACCCATCCGCGTGCCCACAATACTCATATTCGGACTCAACCGGGCCACGACCGTTGGCGGCAACGAGACGATTGCGCCAGAGGCAAATCCATACAGACACGCAAACACGATCGTCCCCGCAATGTTCTTGATCCCCATCCAGGCGTACGCGAGGATCGCCGCGATCAGGCCCATGGGGATGAGGGTGTTGAGGGAGCCCAGCCGGTCGGCCACCAGGCCGGGGGTAATCCGACCAAAGACGGACGTGGCAttgaggatggcgatgatgtaGAAGGCTAGGTCGTCGGTTGAGTGGACGATGTTGGACATGTAGGTGGGCAGGTAGAAGAACGGGAAGTAGAGGCCGACGAAGGCGCAGAACAGACCGAAACTGAAGATAAGAAAGGAGGCTTCTTTGAAGGCGGACAGGTCAAGGAGCGATCTGGCTTGCTTGGGTGGTGGAAGGCGCATGCGCATCACGGCGAGGGAGACGCACAGTCCGCCTAGGGCGATGAAGCCGATGATACGGGTGGTCCAGCCGAAGCCGACGGAGTCGATGAGCttgcggaagatgatgggGTATATCACGGAGCCTGGCCTGGTTAGTATGCTTGCAGTGGATTTAGTGACCTAACGACGAGACATACCAATGCTTCCTCCAGAAGCGGTGATGCCCGTCGCCACGGCCCGCCGTGTGGTAAAGTAGGTAGCCACGATGGCAATGCTCGGTAGGAACAAAAACGCACAGCCAATGCCAACAACGACTCCATGAGCCAGAAAGACTTGGTAGTACTGGTCCGACAGGGAAGTCATCATCAGACCGAAAACGACCAGGAATGAGCCCGCCGCGATCATGGTCTTGAGGTACCCCTTGTCGAAAACTGGACCGGCAATGACTCCAACcaggaaaaggagaaagccCTGGACCGTGCCAATCCAGGAGATGGACGAGGGGGAGTGACCGTGCAAGAGATCGGTTTCATAGTAGGTCTGGTACACGCCAAAGGTGTTGACCACCCCCCTAGAGATTGGTTAGTGAGCACGAAAGTCAACCAGGCATATTTTCGAGATCGTACCatgagttgaagaagaggaaaaaggcTCCGACTACTTGAAGCCATGCCATCCACCCTCCATtcggagggggagggggagagggCGTCTGTGTCTCCTCCACTTTCTCTGCCCGAAGCTCCTCCACGGGCAGGGTGGAGGGAGGAGACGACCCTTCACTGCGATTGTCCGgagtagcagcagcagaaacAGTCATGATGACAGATGAACTAATCGCTGACCGACTTGAGGGAACAGCACGTCAGCCCGATGTTGGATAGACTCATTCCCCCTCCCCAAACAGAGAGGAACCAGCACTGTATCTATATGTCTTTTGGCAACAAAGAATCCATAGTGAGCAGATGTGATACAGCAACCCAACTGATTAATAATACAAGAACTTGAGCAGCCGGTTAACCGGCACTATAACCAAATGGTGCAATAGTAGTCCTCTATTAGGGATGATTCGATCCATTTCCATGCAGGGATGCAGCGTATCTGTTTCCCGCTAGCGCCCTAGATTGGCTGATCGTTCCGACTGGGCGTCGCCTTAACGCGTCTTGGGCCCATTAGATCAACGCCGATGCAACGCAAGATTCGCCCGTTCAGCGCCATCCCGACCTGGCGTCCAAGGATAAAGATCCTGCTAAATCCTTCgcctctttttccttcaATCATTCTCTCTCATGGCTGCACACGCCCCCTTAGGTCATCAGCCAGGCAGCAGCTCAGACCAGGGTGGAAGGCGAGAACTCCTCCAAGCATCTTTCCTCTTGACTGAAACAGCGCACTATGTGTTTCTATTACTTGACCTTTGACATAATTTCCATGCAGGAAACTGATACCACTGCAGATCTCATTCACAACGTGCATTGATCTAACCCAATATCGTAAATGAACTGGCGAATATCTCACAACTAACTAGTGCTCAAACACCAAAATTTTCTTGCGCTCGCCCACTTCACCCCTCTCGTGGCGCTCAAGCACCTCCTGCAACTTGCCTTCCAGGCCCGGATCGCCTCGTTTCCACCGGACATACTCCAGCGCCGGGGTCTTTAGCGTCCCTTCCAAGAATAAGCGCGCAAACCATTCCAGGAGCGCCGTCTGATGGAATGCCGATCGTCGGCCAAGACAATCGCTGAGTCGAAAAGCCTTGAGAGTGATGTTACGCTGCCACAGGAACTGACGCAGGTTGGCTTCGGGGCTAGATGGCGCTATCCCCAGGAAGCCAGCCGTGACGAGTGTGGCTCCAGGAACCAAAAACGACGCCATCAGTCGCGCCAGTGCGTCATCGGAAACAAAGTCGATGGCGAGGTTGACGCGCTTGCCCTGGAGTACCTCCGCGCCGACGGTCTTGAGCTCGTCAACAGTTAGGACAATCGCTGCGCCGTGCGAGCGCAGTGACCGTTTGGTGCGCTCGAGCTCGTCATCAGTGCCACGGTCGCGAATCACGCtgatgacattgacaccCTGCAGGCGCGCCAATTGAGTCACGAAATGACTGACCGTGCCTGTCGCCGcgttctggatgatccagTCGCCGGGCTCGAGAGTCGAATAATCCCGCAGCAGGAAGTAGGCCGGTGCCACACCCATGCGCAGGATGCACGCGAGGTGAGGATCCAGTTCTGATGGAACGCGCAGCACGTCGTTTTCGTCAAGCACGGCGTGCGTGCGCCATGAGCCTCGGCAGTGGGTCCGCAGGATGACGGAGTTCCCGACGTGGAACTGGGTCACCGCGGATCCCGTGCGGACAATACGGGCCGCGCCGTCTGAGCCCGGAATGGGTCGATGCTCACCGTCCGCGACGGTGATGTGGTTCTGCGGTTTGACGGGGTATTTTCCGTGCAACACCAGAAAGTCGAGAGGATTGATGGGTGCCGCAAGGAAGTCAACCACCACTTCGTGAGGACCGCAGTCCGCAGGTGCAGGGGTTGAATGAAGACGGATGTCTTTGACAGGTTCCGTTGATCCGTACGCAAAGATGAGAGATTCAGCCATGATGTAATGGAAATAAATAAGCGAGCTCTGACTTAAATTGATTGGTTGTGAGAACGGAAGTCGATGATGGTGCTTGCAGTTGTCCAGTGTTGTATACGGGCGCCATTTATAGGCAGTCTGACGCACAAATTCTCCTAGAGCCATCATCGTTGAAGCATAGGGTATGAGGACCCTCGTAGAATATTTTGGAATAGTCAACTGTAGCGAGACGAGAATAGCCTGCTTACGGTGGCGCCACGTATACGCCCAGACAACCAAGCATCATACCCTCGCGGAAGGAGATCCTGTCCTCACTTAGGGTGAGCTTGTTTGCGACATAACATTATGCTCTCTCTGAGAATCGGAGAACAGCCGATCCGAACCCGCATTGTCGAGAATCCGGAAGCCGCCCTCTCAGTGGCGCGTTCGACCCTGGTCTGCACGCAACGCGAATCGAATACGAGGTTACACTGCACGCTGCGACATGCACAGAAGAACATGGCACAAAGCGTGGCTCTCGCTTGCGCATCCCAACATGCCATGATGCCATGATTCTGACACATGGCTTGATAAATGCCTCTGCAGACGCAGGGGTTGCGAAATTTCTGCAGGACCCATGCTGCATTCTATTATTGGCCAGCGCGTAGCCGGATGTACCTCTGCAACTTTTCATAACTCCGTTCCGGACAGAAGCCTGCCAGGTCTAGGTCGAGATGCAGACCGCGGACTACTTTTTAATTGGCAATGTGCCACTCTGCGGATCAGGGATCGAGATCCTGCAGAGGCGCAAGGTAACTATGAGATATCGTGATCGGCATT contains the following coding sequences:
- a CDS encoding MDR family NADPH-dependent oxidoreductase encodes the protein MMALGEFVRQTAYKWRPYTTLDNCKHHHRLPFSQPINLSQSSLIYFHYIMAESLIFAYGSTEPVKDIRLHSTPAPADCGPHEVVVDFLAAPINPLDFLVLHGKYPVKPQNHITVADGEHRPIPGSDGAARIVRTGSAVTQFHVGNSVILRTHCRGSWRTHAVLDENDVLRVPSELDPHLACILRMGVAPAYFLLRDYSTLEPGDWIIQNAATGTVSHFVTQLARLQGVNVISVIRDRGTDDELERTKRSLRSHGAAIVLTVDELKTVGAEVLQGKRVNLAIDFVSDDALARLMASFLVPGATLVTAGFLGIAPSSPEANLRQFLWQRNITLKAFRLSDCLGRRSAFHQTALLEWFARLFLEGTLKTPALEYVRWKRGDPGLEGKLQEVLERHERGEVGERKKILVFEH
- a CDS encoding Zn(II)2Cys6 transcription factor domain-containing protein, which codes for MRDKTDSCLMIHRSLSRTLTPVQLRRRYCNRRLLAMSSTLPVRGRRTHRKSRHGCQQCKARKIKCDEAKPTCRNCTKHAVDCTYSLPSGGSPAQSHRSERTSPQASKPSHCECSDLAVHDLELLHHFSTSTAYTFSRNPALQTFWRVDAPQLGFGAHYTLRAMLAISALHLAYLRPTQKQFYVSQAEHHHSVALTFVTSNMTRLMNENSSALFLFSILTSYFSCAKPRKLDDLLLFQQGRISEWLVLFRGTGAIIEYAQEELRSGPLAALLGIRQRRSDYRNSLPTQGQAFMDDLEELIREEVKEQQELQVYLGAIQEMRVSYALWSDIGMWETGDVLVWLLRVSEEFLTLLREQRYVALVIFGYFCPLLRRLEWMWWLEGWSVHLLSRIHGLLDQEHRTWIQWPMEQLGWRP
- a CDS encoding MCT family MFS transporter, whose product is MTVSAAATPDNRSEGSSPPSTLPVEELRAEKVEETQTPSPPPPPNGGWMAWLQVVGAFFLFFNSWGVVNTFGVYQTYYETDLLHGHSPSSISWIGTVQGFLLFLVGVIAGPVFDKGYLKTMIAAGSFLVVFGLMMTSLSDQYYQVFLAHGVVVGIGCAFLFLPSIAIVATYFTTRRAVATGITASGGSIGSVIYPIIFRKLIDSVGFGWTTRIIGFIALGGLCVSLAVMRMRLPPPKQARSLLDLSAFKEASFLIFSFGLFCAFVGLYFPFFYLPTYMSNIVHSTDDLAFYIIAILNATSVFGRITPGLVADRLGSLNTLIPMGLIAAILAYAWMGIKNIAGTIVFACLYGFASGAIVSLPPTVVARLSPNMSIVGTRMGMCFTFAGLGLLIGNPIAGALLDLERGVFWKAELFSAVMVTAGAVSFIWLRLLKWRDGEKGKY
- a CDS encoding RTA1 domain-containing protein; the protein is MSPNNSFVLYHYEPSLPAAIAFSVLFNITTLAHVYQRVKSGSNYMNPFIVGGFFQVTGYGCRAASHFLGTSTTLYAIQTLLVLLAPTLYAASIYMILGRVIRYLHAERLSPVPVKWMTKTFVAGDILSFILQGAGGGVMSAGSANSHDIGTYIILAGLAVQLLFFGVFVFVAFVFHFRFSSSQGAGTSGNVPWVKSWNGLLWVLYLVSALILIRSAFRMVEFAQGFDGYLIRHEIFMYVFDTALMFVLMVVMNTVHPSGVSSAGKGELVECETLRARGSDAERGV